Proteins encoded together in one Larus michahellis chromosome 4, bLarMic1.1, whole genome shotgun sequence window:
- the PLLP gene encoding plasmolipin, with the protein MAGLPGAPRTRSGSPGPYAALPTLDGAFLRSPLGGLMVAQAVLGLLVWALIADTTYHLHAAYGWVMFVSIFFWILTVLFFVTYLLQLPLKFYMIPWPLVLMIFNATATVLYITAFVTCAAAVQPTSWRQWDYNRRAAASFFACLTMIAYGVSTFFSFRAWKGLGSNAATSQVTDHA; encoded by the exons ATGGCGGGGCTGCCCGGCGCCCCGCGGACCCGCAGCGGTTCCCCGGGCCCCTACGCCGCCCTGCCCACTCTGGACGGCGCCTTCCTCCGCTCGCCGCTCGGGGGGCTGATGGTCGCCCAGGCC GTGCTCGGCTTACTGGTGTGGGCGCTCATTGCCGACACAACGTACCACCTCCACGCGGCATATGGATGGGTGATGTTCGTGTCCATCTTCTTCTGGATATTAACAGTCCTTTTCTTCGTGACTTACCTCCTGCAACTTCCGCTGAAGTTCTATATGATCCCCTGGCCCCTCGTG CTGATGATCTTCAACGCTACAGCCACTGTCCTGTACATCACCGCCTTCGTAACATGCGCGGCCGCCGTCCAGCCTACGTCCTGGCGGCAGTGGGATTACAACCGGAGAGCTGCGGCATCT TTCTTCGCCTGCCTCACGATGATCGCCTACGGGGTGAGCACCTTCTTCAGCTTCCGCGCCTGGAAAGGGCTCGGCAGCAACGCGGCCACCAGCCAAGTGACTGACCACGCGTAA